Genomic window (Xylanimonas protaetiae):
ACGACGGCGTCGTCTTCGACGCCTCGAGCGACCAGCCCGGCTCGGGCACGTACACGCGCGCGGGCGACGAGATCGCGACGCCCGACAGGTCGCCGAGCACGCCGCTCGACGTCCAGATCCTCGGCTACAGCGGGCCGTGGGTGCCCGCGGCCGGGGCGCTGACGGGCATCACCTGGACCGGGGCGCGCGCGGGCGAGCTGCTCGACGGCACGTACTACGACGCGGTCACGCGCACCGCGCTGACGACGTCCGGCCTGCGCGAGGGCGACACCTACCGTCTCCGGGCGCAGCTCGTGCCGCAGCCCGCCGAGGCCGACCTGCTCGCCGGGCGGATCCTGACCGACACGCCCGAGCCGCCGCTCGACGACCAGCTCGTCCCGGCGTCCGCGAGGTCGAAGGCCGCGCAGTTCATGGGCGAGGAGACCGACCCGGTCAAGCGCCTCTTCGCGCTGCGCGACGGCCTCGTGGCCTCCGGCATCTACTCGAGCGGCCTGGAGAACCAGGCGCCGTCGCGCCCCGGCCACTCGGTCGAGCGCATCGACACCCTGCTCGAGGGCGACGAGATGGTGGGCGACGACGAGCAGTTCGCCGTCGCGCTCGTCCTCATGGCCCGCGAGGCCGGCATCCCGGCCCGCGTCACGATGGGCTTCTACGTCGACCCGGAGAAGGACCAGCGCACGGACGGCGAGCCGTGGACCGTCGTCGGCGGCGACGTCCACGCCTGGGCCGAGGTGCCGTTCGAGGGCTACGGCTGGGTGCCGATCGACGCCGTCCCGGACCAGGACAACAAGATCAAGCCCGAGCCCAAGAGCGAGAAGGTGCCCAAGCCGCCGGTGCTGCAGGACCCGCAGCCGCCGGAAGAGCCGGCCGACGACGTCCCCGGGGACGTCAAGGACGACGACGGCCAGGACCAGGACGCCCAGGGCTTCGACTGGCGGCTCGCCGGGCTCATCGCCGTCTCGGTGGGCGTGCCGCTCGTGGTCGTCGCGGCGCCCGTCGTCGCCGTCCTGGCCTACAAGTCCCGACGCCGCACGCGGCGCCGGACCACGGGCCCCTACGCCGACCGCGTGAGCGGCGGCTGGCGCGAGGTCGTCGACCGGGCCACCGACCTCGGCACGGCCGTGCCCGCCGGCTCCACGCGTCGCGAGACCGCCGGCACGCTCGTCGACGCGCTCGGCGACCACGGGCACGTCGCCCTCGCCCACCGGGCCGACGCGACGGTGTTCGGCGGCGTCGACCCGACGCCCGAGCAGGTCGAGGCGTACTGGCAGGACGTCGACGCCGTCGTCGGGAGCATGGCCGGCAGCGTCACCCGGCGCGCGCGGCTGCGTGCGGCGCTGTCGCTGCGGTCGGTGCGGTGGGGCCGCGCCCTGCCGGCGCTGCGGCTCCCGCAGGTGACCCCGTGGAGGAGGAAGAGCCGATGACGCAGCTGACGTGCACCGCGTGCGGCAGCGCGCAGGCGGCCGGGGCGGCCTGGTGCGCCGTGTGCGGCGCCGCGTTCCCGCGCACGGGGACGGAGGACGGCGCGGCCGCGGCGGGGCCTGCGCCCGCGGCGGCGCTCGCGGCCACGGCCGGGCCTGCTGCGCCGGGGCCCGGCCCGGGTCCGGGGGCGGGCAACGTCGTCCCCGTGCACACGGGCACGACGCAGCCCGAGCATGCCGTCGCGACGGTGCGCGGCTACGCACCCCCCGCGCCGGTGCCCTCCGTCGAACCCCGGTACGGCGGGACCGGGCGCCGGTTCGCCGCGTACGTCGTCGACGCGGCCGCGCTCGCGGTCGTGCCGCTCGTCGTGGTGCTCGTGGGGCTCGTCGGCGCCGGTGTACCGCTGAACGGCGAGATCCGCACGGTCACGCAGGCCGAGGCGGACCAGATCTTCGCGCAGGTCCAGCGCACCTACGTCCTCGCCGCCGTGCTCGCCCTCGCGTGCTGGCTCGCGCTCGTCGTCGTCGAGGGGCGCACCGGGCGCTCGCTCGGCGGGCTGGTGCTGGGCCTGCGCACTGTCGACGCCGAGACCCTGCGCCCGATCGGGGTGGGGCGCTCGCTGCTGAGGTGGCTGATCGTCGGGGCGTCGGGCCTCGGCGCCGGGATCCTCCAGGTCGTCGTGCTGCTCAGCCCCGCCTTCGACGCGGGCTCGCGCCACCAGGGCTGGCACGACAAGGCCGTCCGCTCCGTGGTGCTGCGGCACCGGGGACCGTGGACGGCGCCGGTGGACCCGACGGCGTTCGCGGGGCCTGCCGGGGTGCCAGCGCCGACGGGCTGGGGCGCGGGAGCGCCTGGGCGGCCTGCGCCGGCCGTGCCTGCGCCGGCCGTGTCGTCCGCCGGACCGGTGCCCGCCGGCGGGCACCTTCCGGCCGCGGCTTCGCCGGACCCGTGGGGCTTCCCGACGGCGGCTCCTGCCGCAGGGACGGTGACGCCCGGCCTGATCACCGGGGTCCCGGGCAGGGCGGCGACGGCGTCGTCGCCCTCGGCTCCGGCTCCGGCTGCGGTCCCGGCGCCCGCCCCGGTCCCAGCCCCGGCGTCCGCGCCCGCCCCGGTTCCAGCCTCCGCGTCCGGACCCGTCTC
Coding sequences:
- a CDS encoding transglutaminase-like domain-containing protein — translated: MLAVLLAAVAVGFGPVWGSAGFWLPAAGGAVLGLLVSWLAAARRWSVLTTAVAVVVAYLAVGGPLALPSTTRSGVVPTLGTVRGLALGAVHGWKEFVTTVPPLHSFPDLALVPFLVLYAVAVAAGTVAWRARLAAWALVPVGAGLVAVILLGTVDVARPVPQGLVVGVVGLLWGALRVVENRVGQHTVTTEASAAASRRLRWYRFRTGATILGLGAVAAAFAAPAVLPEQPRTVLREVVVPPLDVHDFVSPLTAFRRYANDDRETELLRIDGLPAGQRVRLATLDTYDGVVFDASSDQPGSGTYTRAGDEIATPDRSPSTPLDVQILGYSGPWVPAAGALTGITWTGARAGELLDGTYYDAVTRTALTTSGLREGDTYRLRAQLVPQPAEADLLAGRILTDTPEPPLDDQLVPASARSKAAQFMGEETDPVKRLFALRDGLVASGIYSSGLENQAPSRPGHSVERIDTLLEGDEMVGDDEQFAVALVLMAREAGIPARVTMGFYVDPEKDQRTDGEPWTVVGGDVHAWAEVPFEGYGWVPIDAVPDQDNKIKPEPKSEKVPKPPVLQDPQPPEEPADDVPGDVKDDDGQDQDAQGFDWRLAGLIAVSVGVPLVVVAAPVVAVLAYKSRRRTRRRTTGPYADRVSGGWREVVDRATDLGTAVPAGSTRRETAGTLVDALGDHGHVALAHRADATVFGGVDPTPEQVEAYWQDVDAVVGSMAGSVTRRARLRAALSLRSVRWGRALPALRLPQVTPWRRKSR
- a CDS encoding RDD family protein, coding for MTQLTCTACGSAQAAGAAWCAVCGAAFPRTGTEDGAAAAGPAPAAALAATAGPAAPGPGPGPGAGNVVPVHTGTTQPEHAVATVRGYAPPAPVPSVEPRYGGTGRRFAAYVVDAAALAVVPLVVVLVGLVGAGVPLNGEIRTVTQAEADQIFAQVQRTYVLAAVLALACWLALVVVEGRTGRSLGGLVLGLRTVDAETLRPIGVGRSLLRWLIVGASGLGAGILQVVVLLSPAFDAGSRHQGWHDKAVRSVVLRHRGPWTAPVDPTAFAGPAGVPAPTGWGAGAPGRPAPAVPAPAVSSAGPVPAGGHLPAAASPDPWGFPTAAPAAGTVTPGLITGVPGRAATASSPSAPAPAAVPAPAPVPAPASAPAPVPASASGPVSPSAAASSDVDDDDDVDGETRMAPARARVLVLELATGERYAVTGRTLLGRNPQAPTGEPWDVLTVPDPTRSVSKTHAELHPDPGGLWVVDRGSTNGTVVSVPGRSPQVAAPGARVRVTAGATLHVGDARIVVHPEAL